A region of Oryzias latipes chromosome 18, ASM223467v1 DNA encodes the following proteins:
- the LOC105356492 gene encoding L-selectin-like, with translation MMEKILLLVYVSSEVFILSSCLLIRQYHIVNQPLNWTEAQTYCRQKYTDLATIENSKEMDQLMNTISSFGYSYEFWIGLYNEISWRWSDGFNGSFTGNSNNYYYWTTQDSSHSRGDQICLAAYWNNQNYQYQYWSDSSCSSLLHFVCNNGKTFTKTYGRFILLERKNDQVHHSGQHVCDVSKN, from the coding sequence aagtcttcatcctctcctcctgcctcctcatccGTCAGTACCACATTGTTAATCAACCTTTGAACTGGACTGAAGCTCAGACCTACTGCAGACAGAAATACACAGATCTGGCCACCATTGAAAACTCTAAAGAAATGGACCAACTGATGAACACCATTTCATCTTTTGGTTACAGTTATGAGTTTTGGATCGGTCTGTACAATGAAATCAGCTGGAGATGGTCTGATGGATTCAATGGAAGCTTCACAGGCAACAGCAACAACTACTACTACTGGACTACACAAGATTCATCACATTCTCGTGGTGATCAGATTTGTTTGGCTGCATACTGGAATAACCAGAATTACCAGTATCAGTATTGGTCCGACTCAAGCTGCAGTTCATTATTACATTTTGTGTGCAACAATGGTAAGACTTTCACAAAAACATATGGgaggtttattttactagaacgtaaaaatgaccaagtgcatcacagcggacaacacgtatgtgatgtcagcaaaaactga